The sequence below is a genomic window from Campylobacter ornithocola.
TAAAATTTTACTAGAAAAATTTGGCAAAAATACTTTTAGTGGCTATGAAAATTATGAAGAAAAAACTAAAATTATAGCTATTTTAGATGAAAATTTTAAAATCTTAACTGAAGCTAAAGTAGGAAAATTAGTGTGGTTAATGCTTGAAAAAACTCCATTTTACGCAACAAGCGGAGGCCAAAGTGCTGATATAGGCTATATCAATGAAAACGAAGTTTTGGATACACAAAAATTCTTTGATATTAATCTTAGTCAAGTGAAACTAAAACAAGATCTTAAGACAAATGATGAAGTGTTAGCTTGCATAGATACTAAAAAAAGAGAGCAAATCGCAAGACATCATAGTGCAACACATTTATTGCACCACGCTTTGAGAGAAATTCTTGGTTCACACATTAGTCAAGCAGGCTCTTTAGTAGAGCATAATAAACTAAGATTTGACTTTACTCACCCAAAAGCTCTAAGTAAAGAAGAATTAAATCAAATAGAAGTATTGGTTAATGCCTACATCATACAAGCAAATGAAGCTAAAATTGAAATTTTAGATTTAGATGAAGCTAAAAAAAGTGGTGCCATAGCTTTATTTAGTGAAAAATACCAAGATAAAGTAAGAGTTTTAACCCTAGGAGCTAGTAAAGAACTTTGCGGCGGTACTCACGTAAAAAATAGCTCTGAAATAGGAAGTTTTTATATCATCAAAGAAAGCGGGGTTAGTGCTGGAGTTAGAAGGATAGAAGCAGTTGTGAGCAAAGCTGCACTTGATTATGTTAGTGAAAATTTAAAAGAACTTAACCAAACTAAAGAAGAATTAAAAACTCATGATATTTTAAACTATGTAGCAAGATTAAAAAATGAAATAGCTAGTTTAAAAAATGAATTAAAAAATTCAAACAAAGTAGAGTTAAACTCTAAAGAATTAAGTGGTATTCAATATTGTGTGCAAAAAATAGGTAGTGGTGATATAAAAACTATGATAGATGAGTTTAAAAACAAATTTAGCAAGGCTGTGATTTTACTTTTACAAGAAAAAGAAGGTAAAATCATCATCGCAGCAGGTGTAAAAGAAGCTTCGCTAAAAGCTGGTGTTTTAGTAAAAGAAATCGCACAAATGCTTGGTGGAAATGGTGGTGGAAGAGATGATTTTGCAACAGCTGGTGGTAAAGATACAGACAAAATAGAACAAGCACTTAATCATGCTAAAAAAATCATAGAAGAAAGTCTTGCTTAATGCTTTATTTAGCTTCAAGTTCACCTTCGCGCGTTGCTCTACTAAAAGAAGCAAATATTGCTTTTGATCAAATTATCATAGATTATGATGAGAATTTAGTAAAAAAAGATAATCCAAACTCTTATGTGCAAAAAATTGTTTTAGAAAAAGAAAGACAGTTTTTTGCAAAATATCCTGATTTAAAAAATGTTTTATTTGCTGATAGTATAGTTTGTACTCAAAATATCATTCTTACTAAAGCCAAAAGTGATAACGAAGCTTTTAATATGCTTAATTTGCAAAGCGGTAAAAGTATTAGTGTTTTAAGTGCAATGATTTTAGTTTTAGAAAATAAAAAGATTTTTAATCTTAGCAAATGCAATTTGATTCTAGATAAATTTGATTTAAAAGACATGCAAGAATACATTGACTCAAAACTTTACCAAGGTAAAGCCGGAGCTGTGATGTGCGAGGGATTTCATAAAAAATACATTAAAAAAATTATAGGTCATCAAAGTACGGCATTAGGTCTTAACATAGAACTTTTGAAAGCATTTTTATGATAAAAATTTTAAAAACATTTCTTTCATTTTGTATAGTATGCATGGTTGGAATTTTTATATTTATTGCATATTTATTTTCTGATTCTGATTTAAATCAATACACCTTTAAAGATTACAAACCACCTCTTACAACACAAATTTTTGATAAAAATGGAAAATTAGTTGCAAATATTTTCGAGCAACACCGCTTTTATGCTCCTTATGAAGAACTCCCACCAAGACTTATAGAAGCTTTAATAGCTATAGAAGATACTAGTTTTTTTGAACATGGTGGGGTTAATATAGATGCGATTTTTAGAGCAGCTATTAAAATCATAAGAAGTGGTGGAAAAACTATGGAAGGAGCTTCCACCCTTACACAACAATTTATAAAAAACACAGAATTAACCCCAGAGCGTACTTTAAGCAGAAAGCTAAAAGAAGCTTTGCTTGCTTATAAGATAGAAAGCACTTTAACTAAGGAACAAATTTTAGAAAGATATTTAAATTTCATCTTCTTTGGACATGGATATTATGGAGTAAAAACTGCTGCACTTGGATATTTTAGAAAAAATTTAGACGAACTTAGCTTAAAAGAAATTGCTATTTTAGTAGGTATGCCAAAGGCTCCAAGTACTTATGATCCCACCAGACACTTAGATCTTTCTTTAGCTAGAGCAAATAGCGTAGTGCAAAGAATGTATAATCTTGGTTGGATTTCTAAAGAAGAGTATGAAAGTGCTTTAAAAGAAATACCAAAGGTATATGATGACACTTTAACACAAAATGCAGCTCCTTATGTTACCCAAGAAGTTTTAAAACAACTAAGTGGAATTAAAGACTTAAAAAGCGGTGGTTATAAAATAGAACTTGCTATCGATCTTGATGTTCAAAACATTGCAAGAGAAGCTTTAAAATTTGGTTATGATGAGATAGTAAAAAGAGATAAAGATGCAAATTTAAGCACATTAAATGGAGCTATGGTGGTAGCAAATCATCAAAATGGGGATATTTTAGCTTTAGTGGGTGGGATAAATTATGCAAAAAGTAATTTTAATCGCGCCACCCAAAGCTTAAGACAACCTGGAAGTTCTTTTAAGCCTTTTTTATACCAAATTGCCATTGATATGGGCTATTCTCCTATGAGTAAGGTTGCTGATATTTCAAGAATCTTTGAAAGCACCAAAAAAGACGAAAAAGACTGGAAACCTAAAAATTTTGGTGGAAAATTTCTAGGACTTATAAGTTTAAAAGAAGCACTAACTGGATCAAGAAACCTAGCTACTATAAATTTAGCTCTTGCTTTAGGACTTGATGTAATCCATGATAAGCTTAGCTTTATGGGTTTTGAAAATATACCAATAGATTTATCTATAGTTTTAGGTAGCTTTGGGATTTCTATTTATGATTATGCTAAACTTTATACAATATTTGGAAATTATGGTGTGCAAAAAGATTTAATACTCATTAAAAGAGTAATCGATAAAAATGACAAAATAGTGGTAGAATTTAACTCTGGAGAAAGAAAAATCAGCGAGCCTGAACAAGCCTTTTTAGTTAATGATATGATGCAAAATGTTGTTAAAAAAGGAACTGGGCGCAATGCTAGAGTGGAAGGGATTGAAATAGCTGGAAAAACTGGCACTTCAAATAAAAGCATTGATGCATGGTTTTGCGGATTAACTCCTGAGATAGAAGCTATCATTTGGTATGGTAATGATGATAATAAACCTATGAAACAAGTAGAAGGTGGCGCAAGAACTGCTGCTCCGGTTTTTAAAGAATTTTTAACAAAATACTTAGAACTTTATCCTGATAGTGCTAGAAAATTTACCATTCCAAAAGGAGTTTATCAAGGAATTTATGAAAAACAAAGAGAGTATTACACCAATACCTCTCCATTTCCAAAAAACAACCCTGCTCTATCTGAAAATAATGAGGTAATTTTTTAAAAATATTTTTTATAAAATAATAAAAATTATCCTTTTATTTTCCTTTATATGTTTTAATATCATAAAACATATAAAGGATTTTTATGAATATCACAAACGAACAATTATATAATAAAAGACGCTATTTTTTAAAACTAGGTGCTGGAGCTTTGGTTAGTTCAGCCTTAGTCCAATCTGAATTAATGGCATTAAATTTCTTTCCTGATCCTAACAATGAAAAATTAAAACTTAGCGATGAAAAAATTGCGACTAATTATGTTAATTTTTATGAATTTTCTACTGACAAAAAAAGAGCTGTTGAGCTTGCAAAAAATTTCAATACAAAGGATTGGAAAATAGAAGTTAGTGGAGAAGTTGAAGAGCCTTTAACTTTAACTATGCAAGATTTATTAACCTTTCCTTTAGAAGAGAGAATTTATAGATTTCGTTGTGTTGAAACTTGGTCTATGGTAGTACCTTGGGTTGGTTTTGAATTGCGTGCTTTAATAGAAAAATGTAAAGTAAAAAGTGAGGCTAAATTTATAAAATTTACCACTCTTTTTGATAAAAATCAATTTGCCGATCAAGCTTCATTTTTCCCAACTCTTGATTATCCTTATGTAGAGGGTTTAAGATTAGATGAAGCTATGCATCCGCTAACACTTATGGCTGTAGGTATGTATAAAAAGCCTTTATTAGGACAAAATGGAGCGCCGATTCGCCTTGTAGTTCCATGGAAATATGGTTTTAAAAGTATCAAATCTATTGTAAAAATAGAATTTACTAAAGAACAACCTAAAACCACATGGGAGCTAGCAAACCCTAGAGAATATGGTTTTTATGCTAATGTTAATCCAAATGTTTCTCATCCAAGATGGTCTCAAGCAAATGAGCGTCCTTTGGGAGATTTTTTCACTAAGCCTACGCAAATGTTTAATGGTTATGAAAAAGAAGTAGCGCATTTGTATAAAGATATGGACTTAAAGGTTAATTTTTAATGAGCAAAAAAGTTTATAATATCGGTGGATTTTTAGCTTTTGCTTTAAGTATTATTTTTAGTATTTATCAAATCATGCAAGAATTTGATATTGTAAAATCTGTGTATTTTTATAGTGGTATATTTGGCTTAATCTTTTTTGGATTAAGCCTATTTTTTTCACTTTTAAAGTATAAATACACAAAAGATTACCCTAAAATTTTAGGTTTTTATGCATTTTTTTGGACCTTGATTCACTTTTTTAATTACTTTGCTTTTAGTAAAAATTTAGATTTAATACTTTTTTTCAAAGATACTTTTAATAAAAATTTAGACTTTAGTGGTTTTATAAGCTTTTTTATACTCGCACTAATGTTTATAAGTTCTTTTAAACTTTTTAAAAAATTAAGCAAAATAAGAAAACTAGGTTACTTTTGCTTTTTAATAGCATCTTGGCATTATTTTTTATCTGCAAAAATACCACAAATTTCACATTTTTTAGTCCTAAGTATAGCATTAGTTTTTATACTTTTTAAAGTATGGAAAAATTATAAAAAGAGAAAAAAAGTAACTTTTTCATAAAAAAACCACATTCAAAAAATATTTTAAGAATAAAAATATAAACATATCCTTAAAATAAGATTTAATATATCTTATTTTAAGGACAATCATGCAAAGAAGAGACTTTTTAAATGGAATGGCTTTAACTATACTTGCAGGAATGACTCCTTTGCAGGTATTATACGGTAAAGAAGCCAAAATCGAAGATTTTACCAAAGAATACTACCCGCCAAAGTGGCTTGGATTAAGGGGTAGTAATAATGCAAGTTATGAATTTGCACATATGTTAAGAGATGGTGAAAAATTTAATTTTAGTGTTATTAAACCTAAACAAGAATACGACTTAGTTGTTGTTGGAGCAGGTATTAGTGGTTTAGCCGCAGCTTGCTTTTATCAAAACAAATTTGGAAAAGATAAAAAAATTCTTATTCTTGATAATCACGATGACTTTGGTGGACACGCTAGAAGAAATGAAATAGAATTAGAAGATGGCACTATTTTAAGTTATGGCGGTAGTGAAACTTTCCAATCGCCAAAGGCATTATATTCTAAAGAAGTGGTAGGTTTACTATCGTCTTTAGGTGTAGATATTGATGAGCTTGCTAAACGTTTTGATGTAAATTTTTATCCTGATTTAAAACTTAGCAGAGGTGTGTATTTTTCTAAAGCTGAATTTGGAGTAGACAAAGTTGTAAATGGTAATCCTAGAAAAGTAATTTGTGATGATATTCCTGAAGAAAAAAACAATGGAAGAAGCATTGAAGCCTTTATAGGTGATTTTCCACTTAATGATAAAGATAAAAAAGATCTTATTGCTTTATTTAAAAGCGAAAAAGACTATTTAAAAGGTATGAATAAAAAACAAAGAGATGAGTATGTAGCAAAAACAAGCTATAAAAAATTCTTAGAAGAAAAAGTTAAACTTTCACCGCAAGCTGTAAAATTCTTTGAAGGTATGACAGATGACTTTTTAGCTTTAGGAATTGATGCTGTTTCTTGTGAAGATGCTAGAGTTTCTTTCCTGCCTGGTTTTAATAAACTTGGACTTGATCCAATCGAAGGAGAAGCATTAGCTGAAATGGAAGAACCATATATCTACCACTGTGCTGATGGTAATGCTACTGTTGCTAGATTAATGGTTAGAAGATTGATTCCTGATGTGTCAAAAAAAGGTAAGAATATGGATGAGATTACTCTGGCTCATTTTGATTATTCTAAGCTTGATCTTGCTAAAAACAAAGTACGTTTAAGATTAAATAGTACTGTTATAAATGTAGAAAATACAAAAGATGGGGCTTTAGTAACTTACGTTAATAAAGGTAAAAATTATAGAGTAAAAGCTAAAAAAGTTGTAATGGCAAATTATAATAGCATGATTCCATATATAGTACCAAGCATGCCACAAGATCAAAAAGATGCATTAAGTAAAAACGTAAAAACCTCTCTTTTGCACACTAAAGTTATCATAAGTAACTGGGAACCATTTATAAAACTTGGGGTTCATGAAATTTATTCGCCAAAAATGCCTTATGCTAGAACTAAACTTGATTATCCTGTGGATATGGGAGGATATCATCACCCAAGAGATCCTAAAAAGCCTATTTGTGTTCACATGGTTTGTTCCCCTTTAGCTTTTGCAAATATCCAAGGGATTGATCTTGATGGAATGGATGCAAGAGATAGAGCTAGAGTGGGTAGAAATTTATTATTTACCATGAGTTTTGAAGAGCATGAGAAAATTATTCGCGATCAACTCCAAGGTATGCTAGGTTCAGCTGGATTTAATCATGAAAAAGATATTGAGGCTATAGTTGTAAATCGTTGGGGACATTGCTATTCATATACAGAAAATAGTCTTTTTGATGATAGTGAAGAGGTACAAAAGACTATAGAACTTGCAAGAAAACCTTTTGGCAACATCGTTATAGCAAATTCAGATTCTGACTGGTCAGCTTATATGCATTCAGCAATCGATCAAGCATATCGCGCTGTTAATGAATTATAAAATCAAACTCCTAAAAGGAGTTTGATAAATCAATCATCGTTTTTAATACTAATATAAATTAAAGCTAAAAGCATATAAATTACTAATCTAGTAGCATCAGGCAAACCATTCCATGTTTTACTCATCCACATACCAAACCACTCTACAACTACCACTTGAAAACCAAAAAACCAAAGCAAACAACAACAAGTTAAAGCAATAATTTCAAATTTTTTAGCTTTATGAAAAATTTTTACATCTGAATTTCTTGCAATAAACATATCTAAAGCACCTTTAAAGCAGTGAGTATAATAAAAGTTTCAAAGTAAATATAATATAAGCAATATGATAAACAGTAAAATTTGTAATAGCCATATAAATAATAGCATTACCTAAATAATCAGGTTTGGTATCCATACCCATAGCAATACTTTACAAACTGAAAACTTGAACTATAATCAGTTATATTACCAAAAACAACAATAGCCACTAAAGAGGCAAGTATAAGCAAGATAATCATTTTAGAATATCTTACTATATTCGTCATAGAAAAATCACAATTGCAATATCATCGTGATACTCCTTTTGTTAAAATTATATTAATATAATAATAAAACTAAAATATCTAACGCAATCTTAAAGAATTCAATACAACTGTTACCGAGCTAAAACACATTGCTAAAGCTGCCAAATGTGGACTAAGACTTATAAATGGCACAAAACCTGCTGCAATAGGAATACATAAAGCATTATAAATAAAAGCCCAAAAAAGATTAAGCTTGATAATGTTTTTAGTTCTTTGAGAAAGCTTAAAACAATAAGCTATTAAAGATAAATCATCTTTTATTAAAATCAAATCCCCACTTTTTTTAGCAAGTTCACTTGCTTTGGAAAAACTTATACTTACATTAGCTAAATTTAAAGCAGGTGCGTCATTAATACCATCTCCTATAAAAAGAACTTTTTCTTTTTTCGTTTTTTCTTTTATAAATTCAAGCTTTTGTTCAGGTTTTAAGTCAGAATAATACTCATCGATATCTAATTCATTTGCCGTCTTAGCAACACTTTTTTCATTATCTCCACTTAAAATAACACTCTTTATACCTTTTTGTTTTAAATTTGCTATCAAGTCTTTAGCTTCGTTTTTAAGTTTATTTTGTAAACAAACTCCACCAAGACAAATTTTATTTTTCACAAAATACAAACATATAGGCGCTTGATCTTCAAATTCTTGTAAAAATTGTTTGTTTTTTTGTATATCAACGCCATTTTCAAGCATTAATTTTTCATTACCTATTAAATACTCATCATCATTTTCTTGATAAAACAAACCACTGCCTACCAAAATGTCCAATTTTCCTTGTAAATTTAATTTTACATTCAGTTCTTTAGCAAAAGCCTTTGCAATAGGATGGGAGCTTAAATTTTCAATTTCTGTGAGTTTTTGAAAATCTTCTTGAGTAAGATTATGCTTATAAATACTTAAATCATCTTGACTTAAAGTACCTGTCTTATCAAAAACAGCAAGTTTTATACTAGATAAACTCTCTAATACCACTGGATTTTTCACTAAGATAAAATTTTTTGCACCATTTGCTAAAGCACTCACTATAGCTATAGGAGTTGCTAAGCCCAAAGCACAAGGACAAGAAATTAAAAGCGTAGCACAAGCATGTAAAAATGCTGTGTTAATTCCTTCTTTGAAATACCAAAAAATAAATACAAAAAGTGATAAGACAATAATGCAAGCTACAAAATATGCTGAAATTTTATTAGCTAAATTTGCTAAAGGTGTTTTTACATTGCCTGCTTTAAAAACAAGATCTTTAATTTGCTCCAATGAACTTTCAATCGCCTTTTTACTAGCTTTAATCTTTAAATTTCCATTGATCAACACACTTCCTGCTAAAATTTCATCACCTTGTTTTTTCAAAAGTGGTAAAAACTCTCCTGTTAAAAAACTCACATCAATCTCAGCTTCACCTGCTATAACCACCCCATCAGCAACAACACTTTCACCCTCTTTTACCAAAATCACATCATCTTTTTTCACAAAAACACTAGGTATGACTTTTATACTTCCATCTTCTAAAATTATATTAGCATTTTTAATATCTATATTTTTTAATTTGTTTTGATACTCTAAAGATTTAAATTTGGCCTTTTCTTCTAGATATTTACCTAATAAAACAAAGCTTACAATCATCGCTCCGCCACTAAAATACAAATAACCATCTTTACTAAATACCTCAAAATATACAAGAAAAGAATATATAAAAGAAGTAAAAGCACCTAAGGATATCAAGGTATTCATATCTAAATTTTTATACCTTAATCCTTTAAGAGCATGGATAAAAAAACCTTTTCCACAATAAAAAATCGCTATCATAGATAAAAACATTTGAATCAAAGCAGAAGTATTTCCTTGAACAAACATTTCAAAATACATTACAATAAAGCTTAAGATTATACTTATAATAAGCTTTATTTTCATATTTTTAAGCTCTTGGAGTTTAAACTCGTATAAATTTTGCTCTTCTTGTAATATTTCAAAACCCAAAGTTTCGATTTTTTCTTTAATTTTTGCTTCCAATGATAAATCTTTAAGCAAAAATACTCCGCTAGAATTGACATAAGAAACACTTACATCTTCTACTCCATCAATTTTTGCACAAACTTTTTCTATAGCATTAGAGCAATTAACACAAGTCATAT
It includes:
- the maf gene encoding septum formation inhibitor Maf, coding for MLYLASSSPSRVALLKEANIAFDQIIIDYDENLVKKDNPNSYVQKIVLEKERQFFAKYPDLKNVLFADSIVCTQNIILTKAKSDNEAFNMLNLQSGKSISVLSAMILVLENKKIFNLSKCNLILDKFDLKDMQEYIDSKLYQGKAGAVMCEGFHKKYIKKIIGHQSTALGLNIELLKAFL
- a CDS encoding transglycosylase domain-containing protein, which translates into the protein MKILKTFLSFCIVCMVGIFIFIAYLFSDSDLNQYTFKDYKPPLTTQIFDKNGKLVANIFEQHRFYAPYEELPPRLIEALIAIEDTSFFEHGGVNIDAIFRAAIKIIRSGGKTMEGASTLTQQFIKNTELTPERTLSRKLKEALLAYKIESTLTKEQILERYLNFIFFGHGYYGVKTAALGYFRKNLDELSLKEIAILVGMPKAPSTYDPTRHLDLSLARANSVVQRMYNLGWISKEEYESALKEIPKVYDDTLTQNAAPYVTQEVLKQLSGIKDLKSGGYKIELAIDLDVQNIAREALKFGYDEIVKRDKDANLSTLNGAMVVANHQNGDILALVGGINYAKSNFNRATQSLRQPGSSFKPFLYQIAIDMGYSPMSKVADISRIFESTKKDEKDWKPKNFGGKFLGLISLKEALTGSRNLATINLALALGLDVIHDKLSFMGFENIPIDLSIVLGSFGISIYDYAKLYTIFGNYGVQKDLILIKRVIDKNDKIVVEFNSGERKISEPEQAFLVNDMMQNVVKKGTGRNARVEGIEIAGKTGTSNKSIDAWFCGLTPEIEAIIWYGNDDNKPMKQVEGGARTAAPVFKEFLTKYLELYPDSARKFTIPKGVYQGIYEKQREYYTNTSPFPKNNPALSENNEVIF
- the msrP gene encoding protein-methionine-sulfoxide reductase catalytic subunit MsrP, whose translation is MNITNEQLYNKRRYFLKLGAGALVSSALVQSELMALNFFPDPNNEKLKLSDEKIATNYVNFYEFSTDKKRAVELAKNFNTKDWKIEVSGEVEEPLTLTMQDLLTFPLEERIYRFRCVETWSMVVPWVGFELRALIEKCKVKSEAKFIKFTTLFDKNQFADQASFFPTLDYPYVEGLRLDEAMHPLTLMAVGMYKKPLLGQNGAPIRLVVPWKYGFKSIKSIVKIEFTKEQPKTTWELANPREYGFYANVNPNVSHPRWSQANERPLGDFFTKPTQMFNGYEKEVAHLYKDMDLKVNF
- a CDS encoding ferric reductase → MSKKVYNIGGFLAFALSIIFSIYQIMQEFDIVKSVYFYSGIFGLIFFGLSLFFSLLKYKYTKDYPKILGFYAFFWTLIHFFNYFAFSKNLDLILFFKDTFNKNLDFSGFISFFILALMFISSFKLFKKLSKIRKLGYFCFLIASWHYFLSAKIPQISHFLVLSIALVFILFKVWKNYKKRKKVTFS
- a CDS encoding NAD(P)/FAD-dependent oxidoreductase — protein: MQRRDFLNGMALTILAGMTPLQVLYGKEAKIEDFTKEYYPPKWLGLRGSNNASYEFAHMLRDGEKFNFSVIKPKQEYDLVVVGAGISGLAAACFYQNKFGKDKKILILDNHDDFGGHARRNEIELEDGTILSYGGSETFQSPKALYSKEVVGLLSSLGVDIDELAKRFDVNFYPDLKLSRGVYFSKAEFGVDKVVNGNPRKVICDDIPEEKNNGRSIEAFIGDFPLNDKDKKDLIALFKSEKDYLKGMNKKQRDEYVAKTSYKKFLEEKVKLSPQAVKFFEGMTDDFLALGIDAVSCEDARVSFLPGFNKLGLDPIEGEALAEMEEPYIYHCADGNATVARLMVRRLIPDVSKKGKNMDEITLAHFDYSKLDLAKNKVRLRLNSTVINVENTKDGALVTYVNKGKNYRVKAKKVVMANYNSMIPYIVPSMPQDQKDALSKNVKTSLLHTKVIISNWEPFIKLGVHEIYSPKMPYARTKLDYPVDMGGYHHPRDPKKPICVHMVCSPLAFANIQGIDLDGMDARDRARVGRNLLFTMSFEEHEKIIRDQLQGMLGSAGFNHEKDIEAIVVNRWGHCYSYTENSLFDDSEEVQKTIELARKPFGNIVIANSDSDWSAYMHSAIDQAYRAVNEL
- a CDS encoding DUF2165 family protein — protein: MTNIVRYSKMIILLILASLVAIVVFGNITDYSSSFQFVKYCYGYGYQT
- a CDS encoding heavy metal translocating P-type ATPase; amino-acid sequence: MKHELKLKIGNMTCVNCSNAIEKVCAKIDGVEDVSVSYVNSSGVFLLKDLSLEAKIKEKIETLGFEILQEEQNLYEFKLQELKNMKIKLIISIILSFIVMYFEMFVQGNTSALIQMFLSMIAIFYCGKGFFIHALKGLRYKNLDMNTLISLGAFTSFIYSFLVYFEVFSKDGYLYFSGGAMIVSFVLLGKYLEEKAKFKSLEYQNKLKNIDIKNANIILEDGSIKVIPSVFVKKDDVILVKEGESVVADGVVIAGEAEIDVSFLTGEFLPLLKKQGDEILAGSVLINGNLKIKASKKAIESSLEQIKDLVFKAGNVKTPLANLANKISAYFVACIIVLSLFVFIFWYFKEGINTAFLHACATLLISCPCALGLATPIAIVSALANGAKNFILVKNPVVLESLSSIKLAVFDKTGTLSQDDLSIYKHNLTQEDFQKLTEIENLSSHPIAKAFAKELNVKLNLQGKLDILVGSGLFYQENDDEYLIGNEKLMLENGVDIQKNKQFLQEFEDQAPICLYFVKNKICLGGVCLQNKLKNEAKDLIANLKQKGIKSVILSGDNEKSVAKTANELDIDEYYSDLKPEQKLEFIKEKTKKEKVLFIGDGINDAPALNLANVSISFSKASELAKKSGDLILIKDDLSLIAYCFKLSQRTKNIIKLNLFWAFIYNALCIPIAAGFVPFISLSPHLAALAMCFSSVTVVLNSLRLR